One genomic segment of Gemmatimonadota bacterium includes these proteins:
- a CDS encoding UPF0182 family protein: protein MTARRSLVLLVLLFALVAIAWPSFSTTLSDWWWFKEVGYEVIFTKEILARLALFFVVGGLTTAVVYGNLRVVRRGLHPLPFAVQLGPNMPPINLSALLRRVSLPLALFLGFLFGSSGAASWETALLALNRTPFGSIDPVFQRDISYYVFLLPAISGILSILAGLTIVTLLLLFPAYLLRGDITFTPPRAIGMRIEASRHVGTVLGTLFVLWALQLWFVDAPGLLYSTTGPLLGASYTDLHASLPAIRLAAFAALLAAGLVFLGGRRGHLGKYLIRVLGGWMLLALVTRALFPLAIQKLIVAPTELTREAPYLQSHIAATRAAWGLDSVESSELAEGATLSLADLQRNAPTIDNVRLWDRDPLLQTFGQLQEIRTYYDFLSVDDDRYHIDGKLRQVLLSPRELNAASLPTRTFINEHLTFTHGMGLTLGPVNQITSEGLPVLFIKDLPPASSVSLKITRPQIYFGEMNYDFAVVGTAQREFDHPAGEENVYAAYAGTGGVPIGSFWRRLVLASRFQTSKLLLSGDITNASRILYVRNIKQRVEKALPFLSLDRDPYMVVADDGHLQWILDAYTTTTRYPYSQRLSNGTNYMRNSVKVVLDAYDGSMHAYVTAPTDPLIQTWGRVFPGILLPMEKMPADIRAHLRYPDDLYRIQTALYATYHMDSPDAFYHREDQWAVPEMEEGSSGAVPFMRHIVMRLPGEENAEFVYMVPFTPRGKDNLAAWMVARNDGAAYGKLRAYTFSRQSTVYGPTQIENRINQDTEISRQVSLWDQRGSKVLRGDLLVIPIENSLLYVQPLYLQAEGGKIPELKRVVVAYQTQVVMDESLDGALNTLFGGSGAQRITSDTPTPLAGAPVTTTPTAPTTQALLAEAQRHYDAAMTAQREGNWAKYGEEIKALGQLLAQLRR, encoded by the coding sequence ATGACCGCCCGCCGCTCGCTCGTCCTGCTGGTCCTGCTCTTCGCGCTGGTGGCCATCGCATGGCCGTCGTTCAGCACCACGCTGTCCGACTGGTGGTGGTTCAAGGAAGTTGGCTACGAGGTGATCTTCACCAAGGAGATCCTCGCGCGCCTGGCGCTCTTCTTCGTGGTGGGTGGCCTCACCACGGCCGTCGTCTACGGCAATCTGCGTGTCGTGCGCCGGGGACTGCATCCGCTCCCCTTTGCCGTGCAACTCGGGCCGAACATGCCGCCGATCAACCTGTCGGCGCTCCTTCGGCGCGTGTCGCTTCCGCTGGCGCTCTTTCTCGGCTTCCTCTTCGGGAGCAGTGGCGCGGCCTCCTGGGAGACCGCCCTGCTGGCACTCAACCGGACGCCGTTCGGCAGCATTGATCCGGTCTTCCAGCGCGACATCTCCTACTACGTCTTCCTGCTCCCTGCCATCAGCGGCATCCTGTCGATTCTCGCCGGCCTGACGATCGTCACGCTCCTCCTGCTCTTCCCGGCGTACCTGCTGCGCGGCGACATCACCTTCACCCCACCGCGCGCAATCGGCATGCGGATCGAGGCGTCGCGCCATGTCGGGACGGTCCTCGGCACGCTCTTCGTGCTCTGGGCGCTCCAGCTCTGGTTCGTCGACGCGCCGGGGCTGCTCTACTCCACCACCGGCCCGCTGCTCGGCGCCAGCTACACCGACTTGCACGCGTCGCTCCCGGCAATTCGCCTGGCCGCCTTCGCCGCATTGCTCGCCGCGGGGCTGGTCTTCCTCGGCGGACGACGGGGGCATCTCGGCAAGTACCTGATCCGGGTGCTGGGTGGCTGGATGCTTCTTGCCCTCGTTACGCGCGCGCTCTTCCCGCTGGCGATCCAGAAGCTGATCGTTGCGCCGACCGAGCTGACCCGCGAAGCGCCGTATCTGCAGTCCCACATCGCCGCGACCCGCGCCGCGTGGGGCCTCGACTCGGTCGAATCGAGCGAACTCGCCGAGGGCGCCACGCTCTCGCTTGCCGACCTGCAGCGCAACGCGCCGACCATTGACAACGTCCGGCTCTGGGACCGGGACCCGCTGCTGCAGACCTTCGGTCAGCTGCAGGAAATCCGGACCTATTACGACTTCCTCTCGGTCGACGATGACCGCTACCACATCGACGGCAAGTTGCGCCAGGTGCTGCTCTCGCCCCGGGAACTGAACGCGGCGTCGCTGCCGACGCGCACCTTCATCAACGAGCATCTGACTTTCACGCACGGCATGGGGCTCACCCTCGGCCCGGTGAACCAGATCACCAGCGAAGGGTTGCCGGTCCTCTTCATCAAGGACCTGCCACCGGCATCGAGCGTCTCGTTGAAGATCACGCGGCCGCAGATCTACTTCGGCGAAATGAATTACGACTTTGCCGTGGTCGGCACGGCGCAACGGGAATTTGACCACCCTGCCGGCGAGGAGAACGTCTACGCTGCCTACGCCGGGACGGGCGGCGTGCCGATCGGCTCCTTCTGGCGTCGTCTGGTGCTGGCCTCGCGGTTCCAGACCTCGAAGCTCCTGCTCTCGGGCGACATCACCAACGCCTCGCGAATTCTCTATGTCCGCAACATCAAGCAGCGCGTCGAGAAGGCGCTGCCGTTCCTCTCGCTCGACCGCGACCCGTACATGGTGGTGGCCGACGATGGTCACCTGCAGTGGATTCTCGACGCGTACACGACCACCACCCGCTATCCCTATTCGCAGCGGCTGTCGAACGGCACCAATTACATGCGCAACAGCGTGAAGGTGGTCCTCGATGCATATGACGGCTCGATGCACGCCTATGTCACGGCGCCGACCGATCCGCTGATCCAGACCTGGGGGCGCGTCTTCCCGGGCATCCTGCTGCCGATGGAGAAGATGCCGGCGGACATCCGCGCCCATCTCCGCTACCCCGATGATCTCTACCGCATCCAGACGGCGCTCTACGCCACCTACCACATGGATTCTCCCGATGCGTTCTACCATCGCGAGGATCAGTGGGCCGTGCCGGAGATGGAGGAGGGGTCGAGTGGGGCGGTACCCTTCATGCGCCACATCGTGATGCGCTTGCCGGGGGAGGAGAACGCCGAGTTCGTCTACATGGTGCCGTTCACGCCGCGCGGCAAGGACAACCTCGCGGCATGGATGGTGGCGCGGAACGACGGCGCCGCCTACGGCAAGCTCCGGGCGTACACCTTCTCGCGGCAGAGCACCGTCTACGGTCCGACCCAGATCGAGAACCGGATCAACCAGGACACCGAGATCTCCCGGCAGGTCTCGCTTTGGGATCAGCGCGGCAGCAAGGTGCTGCGCGGTGACCTGCTGGTCATCCCGATCGAGAATTCCCTGCTCTACGTGCAGCCGCTCTACCTGCAGGCCGAGGGAGGCAAGATCCCTGAGCTGAAGCGCGTCGTCGTGGCGTACCAGACGCAGGTGGTGATGGACGAGTCGCTCGATGGCGCGCTGAACACGCTCTTCGGCGGCAGCGGGGCGCAGCGGATCACCTCGGACACGCCGACGCCGCTGGCCGGGGCGCCGGTGACCACCACCCCCACCGCGCCGACCACGCAGGCGCTCCTCGCCGAGGCCCAGCGCCACTACGACGCGGCGATGACCGCGCAGCGCGAGGGGAACTGGGCCAAGTACGGCGAGGAGATCAAGGCGCTCGGGCAGCTGTTGGCGCAGTTGCGGCGCTGA
- a CDS encoding DinB family protein, with product MPVPVLERPTTADYAAYYQRYIELVPAGDLVAILTAQRDELLALMAPISETGAGHAYAPGKWTIREVIGHLTDTERVFAYRATAFSRGDAAPLPGFDQDAWMPHGEYQRRPLPDVVAEWRAVRDATIALLRAMPSQGLAGRGVASDNPVTALAALTMIPGHVEYHLRLFRERYLPGLG from the coding sequence ATGCCCGTGCCCGTCCTCGAACGCCCCACCACCGCCGACTACGCTGCCTACTACCAACGCTATATCGAGCTCGTCCCCGCCGGCGATCTCGTCGCCATCCTGACGGCCCAGCGCGACGAGCTGCTCGCCCTGATGGCGCCGATCAGCGAGACGGGTGCCGGGCATGCCTACGCCCCGGGGAAGTGGACCATCCGTGAAGTCATCGGGCACCTGACCGACACCGAGCGGGTCTTCGCCTACCGGGCCACCGCCTTCTCGCGTGGCGACGCGGCGCCATTGCCGGGCTTCGACCAGGACGCCTGGATGCCGCACGGCGAGTACCAGCGGCGCCCGTTGCCCGACGTGGTGGCCGAGTGGCGTGCGGTGCGCGACGCGACGATCGCGCTGCTCCGGGCAATGCCGTCACAGGGGCTGGCAGGGCGAGGCGTCGCCAGCGACAATCCCGTCACCGCGCTGGCAGCGCTCACCATGATTCCCGGGCATGTCGAATATCACTTGCGCCTCTTTCGCGAGCGCTATCTCCCCGGCCTCGGTTGA
- a CDS encoding prolyl oligopeptidase family serine peptidase — MQQLVFDDASYSTPVRAAGAERFLYTRQTFRDFPDLLLADGSFASPARQTDINPQQGDYRWGRRVLFDFNTRRGDKLQGILALPDDYQPGQKLPMLVTFYEKNSQTMHRYPSPSFITGMGAMPIEAVSRGYATMLPDVFFHTGTSHSDMLDAVEAATRKVIALGYVDPKRIGVHGHSYGGEGAAFIGTRSKLFAAVGMGAGVTDLYTDFSQSWGWSYQVTGGSGANGNNYYMLGQGRWGFSPWDDPARYHFESAITHVREVTAPFLIMHGAADPTVSFTEGMNFYNALRFNGKNAVMLAYPGEGHGLSGLANRKDLTIRYFQYFDHYLRGTPAPKWLTDGVPYIAKETLKEPK, encoded by the coding sequence GTGCAGCAGCTTGTCTTCGACGACGCCTCCTACAGCACGCCGGTGCGTGCCGCGGGGGCCGAGCGCTTCCTCTACACCCGGCAGACCTTCCGCGACTTCCCCGACCTGCTGCTCGCCGATGGCTCGTTTGCGTCACCCGCGCGCCAGACCGACATCAACCCACAGCAGGGCGATTATCGCTGGGGCCGCCGCGTCCTGTTCGACTTCAACACGCGGCGCGGCGACAAGCTGCAGGGCATCCTGGCCCTCCCCGATGACTATCAGCCGGGGCAGAAGCTGCCGATGCTGGTCACTTTCTACGAGAAGAACTCGCAGACGATGCATCGCTATCCGTCGCCGTCCTTCATCACGGGGATGGGGGCGATGCCGATCGAGGCCGTGAGTCGTGGCTACGCCACGATGCTCCCCGACGTCTTCTTCCACACGGGCACGTCGCACAGCGACATGCTCGACGCGGTCGAGGCGGCCACGCGGAAGGTCATCGCGCTGGGGTATGTCGACCCGAAGCGCATCGGCGTGCATGGTCACAGTTACGGCGGTGAAGGCGCGGCCTTCATCGGGACGCGTTCCAAGCTGTTCGCGGCGGTGGGGATGGGCGCGGGCGTCACCGACCTCTACACCGACTTCAGCCAGAGCTGGGGGTGGAGCTACCAGGTCACCGGTGGCAGCGGCGCCAACGGCAACAACTACTACATGCTCGGCCAGGGCCGCTGGGGCTTCTCGCCGTGGGACGATCCGGCGCGCTACCACTTCGAGTCGGCGATCACCCACGTGCGCGAGGTGACCGCGCCGTTCCTGATCATGCACGGCGCGGCCGACCCGACCGTCTCGTTCACCGAGGGGATGAACTTCTACAACGCGCTGCGCTTCAACGGCAAGAACGCCGTGATGCTCGCCTACCCGGGCGAGGGCCACGGGCTCAGCGGGCTGGCCAACCGGAAGGACCTGACCATCCGCTACTTCCAGTACTTCGACCACTACCTGCGCGGCACGCCGGCGCCGAAGTGGCTGACCGACGGCGTCCCCTACATCGCGAAGGAGACGCTCAAGGAACCGAAGTAA